The Meiothermus sp. QL-1 DNA window TTCAAGGTCAAGGTGGTGCGGGTTAACACCCAGAACGTGCGCGGCAAGGAGAAGCGTCTGGGCCGCTTTGTGGGCAAGCGCCCCGATCGCAAGAAGGCCATTGTGAAGGTAGCGGAGGGGCAAAAGATCGAGGCCCTGGAAGGGTTGATCTGAAGGCCGAGGATACAACGTCACTTGGCAGCAGCATGACCCGGCCCATGCGTATCAGGTGAGAGGAAGCAAAGATGGCAGTCAAGAAGTTCAAACCCTACACCCCCTCGCGCCGCTTCATGACCGTGGCGGACTTCTCCCTTCTGACCAAGAAGCGCCCGGAGAAGAGCCTCACGGTTCCTCTGAAGAAGACTGGTGGGCGCAACAACCAGGGGCGCATCACCGCGCGTTTTCGTGGGGGCGGCCACAAGCGGCTTTACCGCATCATTGACTTTCACCGCCGCGACAAGGCAGGCATCCCGGCTAAAGTAGCAGCTTTGGAGTACGACCCCAACCGCACCGCCCGTATCGCCCTCCTGCACTACCGAGATGGCGAGAAGCGCTATATTCTAGCGCCCGATGCTTTGGCGGTGGGGGCCACGGTGTTGAGCGGCCCGGAGGCCCCTATCTCGGTGGGGAATGCCCTCCCCCTGCGCTTCATCCCGGTGGGTACGGTTATCCACGCGGTGGAGCTGGAGCCGGGCAAGGGCGC harbors:
- a CDS encoding 50S ribosomal protein L23 — protein: MKTPYDVILKPVLSEKAYARFASGEYTFWVHPEATKTEIANAVEAAFKVKVVRVNTQNVRGKEKRLGRFVGKRPDRKKAIVKVAEGQKIEALEGLI
- the rplB gene encoding 50S ribosomal protein L2 codes for the protein MAVKKFKPYTPSRRFMTVADFSLLTKKRPEKSLTVPLKKTGGRNNQGRITARFRGGGHKRLYRIIDFHRRDKAGIPAKVAALEYDPNRTARIALLHYRDGEKRYILAPDALAVGATVLSGPEAPISVGNALPLRFIPVGTVIHAVELEPGKGAKMARSAGTSVQVQGREGDYVVLRLPSGELRRVHGECYATVGVVSNADHKNIVLGKAGRTRYLGRKGHVRGSVMNPVDHPHGGGEGRAPRGRPPVSPWGQQAKGLKTRKRKKPSSAFIVARRK